A genomic window from Diospyros lotus cultivar Yz01 chromosome 2, ASM1463336v1, whole genome shotgun sequence includes:
- the LOC127795951 gene encoding GDSL esterase/lipase 1-like isoform X3 — MAKHSIFLQILLFVHCTFFIVFPGPGAGRQDHRAALFVFGDSLFDVGNNNYINTSTTFQANFWPYGQTFFKYPTGRYSDGRLIPDFIAEHAKRPLLLPYKHPGYNQHAGGANFASSGASALAETFQGLAINLHTQLNYFKEVERQLGGDIEAKKALLSRAIFVLSIGAADYASPFWTNKTGFIRRFSGEEYVGMVIGNLTLVIKEIHKAGGRKFGFLGVSPMGCWPMLRAVNPTNTGDDGCHEDVNALVRLHNVALSQLLRSLEGELQGFKYSLFDFYTWGLERINNPSKYGFKEGKEACCGAGPYRGFDSCGEKRGVEYQLCSNPSEYLFFDLAHPSDAAFKQLSELMWSGPPSIVWPYNLKALFELSLEDHGSDEL, encoded by the exons ATGGCCAAGCACTCAATCTTCCTGCAAATTCTTCTCTTCGTTCACTGCACATTCTTCATCGTCTTCCCCGGCCCCGGCGCCGGCAGGCAAGATCATCGCGCTGCACTATTCGTCTTCGGCGACTCGCTCTTCGACGTCGGAAACAACAACTACATCAACACATCCACCACTTTCCAGGCCAATTTCTGGCCTTACGGACAAACCTTCTTCAAGTATCCCACCG GCCGCTATTCCGACGGCCGCTTGATCCCCGATTTCATTG CTGAGCATGCAAAGCGTCCATTGCTTCTTCCGTACAAACATCCCGGCTACAACCAACACGCCGGCGGCGCCAACTTTGCATCTTCCGGGGCCAGCGCTTTAGCCGAAACCTTCCAAGGACTG GCGATTAATCTTCACACTCAGCTAAACTATTTTAAGGAAGTGGAGCGGCAGCTGGGTGGCGATATTGAAGCCAAGAAAGCACTACTGTCAAGAGCCATCTTTGTCTTGAGCATCGGCGCCGCCGATTACGCGTCCCCTTTCTGGACCAACAAAACCGGCTTCATTCGACGGTTCTCCGGGGAAGAGTACGTGGGCATGGTGATCGGAAACTTGACACTTGTTATCAAA GAAATACACAAGGCCGGGGGTAGGAAATTTGGGTTTCTAGGGGTGAGTCCAATGGGTTGTTGGCCAATGTTAAGGGCAGTGAACCCCACAAACACAGGCGATGATGGCTGCCATGAAGATGTGAATGCCCTTGTAAGGCTGCACAATGTTGCCCTTTCACAACTCCTCAGAAGCCTAGAGGGGGAGCTTCAAGGATTCAAATATTCACTTTTCGACTTCTATACTTGGGGTTTAGAGAGAATCAACAACCCATCAAAATACG GTTTCAAGGAAGGGAAAGAAGCATGCTGCGGGGCAGGACCCTACAGGGGATTTGACAGCTGTGGAGAGAAGAGAGGGGTGGAGTACCAGTTATGCAGCAATCCAAGCGAGTATCTGTTCTTTGATCTTGCACATCCATCTGACGCCGCTTTTAAGCAGTTGTCTGAGCTCATGTGGAGTGGTCCTCCAAGCATTGTCTGGCCTTACAATCTCAAAGCATTGTTTGAGTTAAGCTTAGAAGATCATGGATCTGATGAATTGTAA
- the LOC127795951 gene encoding GDSL esterase/lipase 1-like isoform X1, with product MAKHSIFLQILLFVHCTFFIVFPGPGAGRQDHRAALFVFGDSLFDVGNNNYINTSTTFQANFWPYGQTFFKYPTGRLIPDFIAEYADLPLLPPYKHPGNHRFVGGLNFASSGAGVLPETYQELVIDIHMQALHFKKTEELLEQQLGGGNVEAKRTLLSRAVYLFSVGANDYVSPFWTNTADGVFHRYSREEYVGMVIGNLTLVITEIHKAGGRKFGFVGLAPMGCAPMMRAVSPTDTGDDSCYEDVNALIKLHNAALSQLLRTLESELQGFKYSLFDFYTSAMERINNPSKYGFKEGKHACCGSGPYGGFLSCGEKRGLEYELCGNPSEYVFFDLVHPSDTAYEQFSELMWSGPPSVVWPNNLRALFESSVEDCMVPPSGVSVEL from the exons ATGGCCAAGCACTCAATCTTCCTGCAAATTCTTCTCTTCGTTCACTGCACATTCTTCATCGTCTTCCCCGGCCCCGGCGCCGGCAGGCAAGATCATCGCGCTGCACTATTCGTCTTCGGCGACTCGCTCTTCGACGTCGGAAACAACAACTACATCAACACATCCACCACTTTCCAGGCCAATTTCTGGCCTTACGGACAAACCTTCTTCAAGTATCCCACCGGCCGCTTGATCCCTGATTTCATCG CTGAGTATGCAGACCTTCCATTGCTTCCGCCATATAAGCATCCTGGCAACCATCGATTTGTTGGAGGCCTGAATTTTGCGTCTTCTGGGGCTGGCGTTTTACCTGAAACCTACCAAGAACTG GTGATTGACATTCACATGCAGGCGCTCCACTTTAAGAAAACCGAGGAGTTGTTGGAGCAGCAGCTCGGCGGCGGCAATGTTGAAGCCAAGAGAACACTGTTGTCAAGGGCCGTCTACTTGTTCAGCGTCGGAGCCAACGATTACGTCTCCCCCTTCTGGACCAACACCGCCGACGGCGTCTTTCACCGGTATTCTCGGGAAGAGTACGTCGGGATGGTGATCGGAAACTTGACACTTGTTATCACA GAAATACACAAGGCGGGAGGAAGGAAATTTGGTTTTGTTGGGCTGGCCCCAATGGGCTGTGCCCCAATGATGAGGGCAGTTAGCCCAACAGACACAGGCGATGATAGCTGCTATGAAGATGTGAATGCCCTTATAAAGCTGCACAATGCTGCCCTTTCACAACTCCTCAGAACCCTAGAAAGCGAGCTTCAAGGATTCAAATACTCACTTTTCGACTTCTATACTTCGGCCATGGAGAGAATCAACAACCCATCAAAATATG GTTTCAAGGAAGGGAAACATGCATGCTGTGGGTCAGGACCGTATGGAGGGTTTCTCAGCTGTGGAGAGAAGAGAGGATTGGAGTATGAGTTATGTGGCAACCCAAGCGAGTATGTGTTCTTTGATCTTGTTCATCCGTCTGATACTGCTTATGAGCAATTCTCTGAGCTCATGTGGAGTGGGCCTCCAAGTGTTGTGTGGCCCAACAATCTTAGGGCTCTGTTCGAATCCAGTGTGGAAGACTGTATGGTCCCACCCAGTGGGGTGTCGGTTGAATTGTAA
- the LOC127795951 gene encoding GDSL esterase/lipase 1-like isoform X5, with translation MTNPFFFFFFFFFFPAAGSSHSHDLQDGPALFFFGDTYFDVGNNNYINTTTTLQANFWPYGQTFFNYPTGRYSDGRLIPDFIAEHAKRPLLLPYKHPGYNQHAGGANFASSGASALAETFQGLAINLHTQLNYFKEVERQLGGDIEAKKALLSRAIFVLSIGAADYASPFWTNKTGFIRRFSGEEYVGMVIGNLTLVIKEIHKAGGRKFGFLGVSPMGCWPMLRAVNPTNTGDDGCHEDVNALVRLHNVALSQLLRSLEGELQGFKYSLFDFYTWGLERINNPSKYGFKEGKEACCGAGPYRGFDSCGEKRGVEYQLCSNPSEYLFFDLAHPSDAAFKQLSELMWSGPPSIVWPYNLKALFELSLEDHGSDEL, from the exons ATGACAaacc ccttcttcttcttcttcttcttcttcttcttccctgcagCAGGCAGCAGCCATAGCCATGATCTTCAAGATGGCCCTgctctcttcttcttcggcGATACCTACTTCGACGTCGGAAACAACAACTACATCAACACGACCACTACTCTGCAGGCCAATTTCTGGCCTTATGGACAAACTTTCTTCAACTATCCCACAGGCCGCTATTCCGACGGCCGCTTGATCCCCGATTTCATTG CTGAGCATGCAAAGCGTCCATTGCTTCTTCCGTACAAACATCCCGGCTACAACCAACACGCCGGCGGCGCCAACTTTGCATCTTCCGGGGCCAGCGCTTTAGCCGAAACCTTCCAAGGACTG GCGATTAATCTTCACACTCAGCTAAACTATTTTAAGGAAGTGGAGCGGCAGCTGGGTGGCGATATTGAAGCCAAGAAAGCACTACTGTCAAGAGCCATCTTTGTCTTGAGCATCGGCGCCGCCGATTACGCGTCCCCTTTCTGGACCAACAAAACCGGCTTCATTCGACGGTTCTCCGGGGAAGAGTACGTGGGCATGGTGATCGGAAACTTGACACTTGTTATCAAA GAAATACACAAGGCCGGGGGTAGGAAATTTGGGTTTCTAGGGGTGAGTCCAATGGGTTGTTGGCCAATGTTAAGGGCAGTGAACCCCACAAACACAGGCGATGATGGCTGCCATGAAGATGTGAATGCCCTTGTAAGGCTGCACAATGTTGCCCTTTCACAACTCCTCAGAAGCCTAGAGGGGGAGCTTCAAGGATTCAAATATTCACTTTTCGACTTCTATACTTGGGGTTTAGAGAGAATCAACAACCCATCAAAATACG GTTTCAAGGAAGGGAAAGAAGCATGCTGCGGGGCAGGACCCTACAGGGGATTTGACAGCTGTGGAGAGAAGAGAGGGGTGGAGTACCAGTTATGCAGCAATCCAAGCGAGTATCTGTTCTTTGATCTTGCACATCCATCTGACGCCGCTTTTAAGCAGTTGTCTGAGCTCATGTGGAGTGGTCCTCCAAGCATTGTCTGGCCTTACAATCTCAAAGCATTGTTTGAGTTAAGCTTAGAAGATCATGGATCTGATGAATTGTAA
- the LOC127795951 gene encoding GDSL esterase/lipase 1-like isoform X4: protein MTNPSFFFFFFFFFFPAAGSSHSHDLQDGPALFFFGDTYFDVGNNNYINTTTTLQANFWPYGQTFFNYPTGRYSDGRLIPDFIAEHAKRPLLLPYKHPGYNQHAGGANFASSGASALAETFQGLAINLHTQLNYFKEVERQLGGDIEAKKALLSRAIFVLSIGAADYASPFWTNKTGFIRRFSGEEYVGMVIGNLTLVIKEIHKAGGRKFGFLGVSPMGCWPMLRAVNPTNTGDDGCHEDVNALVRLHNVALSQLLRSLEGELQGFKYSLFDFYTWGLERINNPSKYGFKEGKEACCGAGPYRGFDSCGEKRGVEYQLCSNPSEYLFFDLAHPSDAAFKQLSELMWSGPPSIVWPYNLKALFELSLEDHGSDEL, encoded by the exons ATGACAAAcccctccttcttcttcttcttcttcttcttcttcttccctgcagCAGGCAGCAGCCATAGCCATGATCTTCAAGATGGCCCTgctctcttcttcttcggcGATACCTACTTCGACGTCGGAAACAACAACTACATCAACACGACCACTACTCTGCAGGCCAATTTCTGGCCTTATGGACAAACTTTCTTCAACTATCCCACAGGCCGCTATTCCGACGGCCGCTTGATCCCCGATTTCATTG CTGAGCATGCAAAGCGTCCATTGCTTCTTCCGTACAAACATCCCGGCTACAACCAACACGCCGGCGGCGCCAACTTTGCATCTTCCGGGGCCAGCGCTTTAGCCGAAACCTTCCAAGGACTG GCGATTAATCTTCACACTCAGCTAAACTATTTTAAGGAAGTGGAGCGGCAGCTGGGTGGCGATATTGAAGCCAAGAAAGCACTACTGTCAAGAGCCATCTTTGTCTTGAGCATCGGCGCCGCCGATTACGCGTCCCCTTTCTGGACCAACAAAACCGGCTTCATTCGACGGTTCTCCGGGGAAGAGTACGTGGGCATGGTGATCGGAAACTTGACACTTGTTATCAAA GAAATACACAAGGCCGGGGGTAGGAAATTTGGGTTTCTAGGGGTGAGTCCAATGGGTTGTTGGCCAATGTTAAGGGCAGTGAACCCCACAAACACAGGCGATGATGGCTGCCATGAAGATGTGAATGCCCTTGTAAGGCTGCACAATGTTGCCCTTTCACAACTCCTCAGAAGCCTAGAGGGGGAGCTTCAAGGATTCAAATATTCACTTTTCGACTTCTATACTTGGGGTTTAGAGAGAATCAACAACCCATCAAAATACG GTTTCAAGGAAGGGAAAGAAGCATGCTGCGGGGCAGGACCCTACAGGGGATTTGACAGCTGTGGAGAGAAGAGAGGGGTGGAGTACCAGTTATGCAGCAATCCAAGCGAGTATCTGTTCTTTGATCTTGCACATCCATCTGACGCCGCTTTTAAGCAGTTGTCTGAGCTCATGTGGAGTGGTCCTCCAAGCATTGTCTGGCCTTACAATCTCAAAGCATTGTTTGAGTTAAGCTTAGAAGATCATGGATCTGATGAATTGTAA